The Sphingobacteriales bacterium genome window below encodes:
- a CDS encoding DNA/RNA non-specific endonuclease produces MKQAALVTILFLVLMMLAYFFRKQSSQSSYFSTDNQDIYTQTSDIQNYKFYYSKIQDFYPVITQNNHQIVSYSGFDLCYNEDNEQADWVIYLHTLEKTNGNVSRKDNFREDKNILTKSALPSDYTNSGFDRGHLAPAADMKWSETAMDESFLMSNISPQKPAFNRGIWKKLEEKVRSWAKENDSIIVVTGPVFKDISGKIGLNQVSIPGYFFKVILDVSLPDIKAIAFLLRNEGSSRDIKEFAITVDSLERFTSYDFFFKTDRDFMEKVERELNLAAWGL; encoded by the coding sequence ATGAAACAGGCTGCACTGGTAACAATTTTATTTCTCGTACTAATGATGCTGGCTTACTTTTTCAGAAAACAAAGCAGCCAATCTTCTTATTTCAGTACAGACAATCAGGATATTTATACGCAAACATCTGATATTCAAAATTATAAGTTTTATTATAGTAAAATTCAGGATTTTTATCCCGTCATTACGCAAAATAATCATCAGATTGTCAGTTACAGCGGTTTTGATTTATGCTATAATGAAGATAATGAACAGGCAGACTGGGTCATTTACCTCCATACTTTGGAAAAAACTAATGGAAATGTAAGCAGAAAGGACAATTTCAGGGAAGATAAAAACATATTAACGAAATCGGCATTGCCATCAGACTACACAAATTCAGGATTTGACAGAGGCCATCTGGCTCCTGCAGCCGATATGAAGTGGTCGGAAACAGCGATGGATGAATCTTTTTTGATGAGTAATATCAGCCCCCAGAAACCTGCTTTTAACAGGGGAATCTGGAAAAAGCTGGAGGAAAAAGTCAGAAGCTGGGCTAAAGAAAACGATAGTATTATCGTAGTTACGGGTCCTGTTTTTAAAGATATTTCAGGTAAAATTGGTCTGAATCAGGTCAGCATTCCGGGTTATTTTTTCAAGGTTATTCTCGATGTTTCATTGCCTGACATTAAAGCCATTGCTTTTTTACTTAGAAATGAAGGTTCATCAAGGGACATAAAAGAATTTGCCATTACAGTAGATAGTCTTGAACGTTTCACCTCTTATGATTTCTTTTTTAAAACAGATAGAGACTTCATGGAGAAAGTTGAAAGGGAATTAAATTTAGCAGCCTGGGGTTTGTAA